Part of the Psilocybe cubensis strain MGC-MH-2018 chromosome 11, whole genome shotgun sequence genome is shown below.
TGAAGAATGAGAGCAAATTGATTGTGCGTGAGATCATTGTCGAGCGCCCCCTTCGGTGagtttcctttttttctcaacAAAAAACCCCTCCGACACAGCCAATGAATTTTTAGTGTATTTGTTCTCACTCCTCATTCCCGATATCCATCCAGTTGTGATTGTAATGATCTCGACATAATCCTCCACCTCTCCGTCTGCCATCCACACCATTAAACATTTCAATTACTCTTTCAACTTCCTCAGGCGTCGAGATGATTCCCCTCCGTTGGAACCAAACTTGTGAAACAATGGAGAAATTTGCCTGCGGGCATTACGCGTCGGGTGACACAACAAAAAGAAGTACGCGCGAGTTGGGCGGATTCCAATGGCGACACATCGATGATTCGCTTGTGTTCAAGGGTGTGCTGTTCAACAAGGACATCCACCTGCATATGCAGCGTAAACTCAGCTTTCATATCCCGCCATTGTACATTACCGACTGCTCAACGACCGCTATACGGCGCATGCACTCATTCCAATCTAGGGCAATGGCGGGATTAGTGCCAAGGCCAAGGCGGGACCCCCACGTGTGATTGTGGTGACGTGACTACCCGTTCCAACGCGTCAGCACCCTTGTCGCCACCTGTCTCTCACCCCTCATCGAGTGCTCTCTGTTGCCGCTTTTTCGACGCCATCCACCAGCCACATTCCCATCGCAAGGAGTGACAACTCGGAGGATAGATATGCAAGTATTGGGAAAAGGTATCATATTGGGTTCTGGGTGCGTCACTACTCTTCTTTTTGAATGTCCCCACCCTTTCTTGCAATGGCAGCCTAGAAATACTCATGCCTGGGCATACACTGGGCTGTTCATGCTTCccttttgatttctttgagGCTGTATGGTAATGTGGGTCCTAATTCAATCCAATACCGAAAGATACACAAGGATaacaaataaaaaaaatgaaatactCAGAAACTACAAGCAAATCAAACAACCACATGGAAGACAGAAAAGACGATACAAGCAAACAGGAAATAAAGAGAGGAAATGGATAAGAGCTACATCAGCTCCCAATCGGCTCCCTTCTCATGAAACCGTTGGTACAAGCGTGCAGGGCTTCGTGTTGTGCATTGCTGCCCCCctctctcctgctcctcctccttgatCGCTTCTTGTCCCCCATTTAACGTGGTGctatcatcgtcatccaagATCCGTCATATTCATCCCTCCTCAACCGACGCATGGTGCCGGAGAAATGATGACGAGGCGATATGCTTAGTAGAGGCGGACGGGCTTGCCCATGATGGTCTTGATGTGAAGGGACTTGACGTTCTGCCAGTTCTTCTTGAGCAGCGAAACGAGGAAGTTGATGCCTGAGGCAGAAAGAATGACGATTAAAGGAGTTTCAATTGAAAAAGTTCAGGGCGACTCACTCAGCATGACGTTTCCGAGGACCTCGTCGTCGTTCACCTGGACGTGGCCAACAGCAACACCCAAGCAAAGAACCTTCTTGAGCTGGAACTTGATGGTGGAGCGAACCTCAGTGGGCTTGTTGGTGAGATCCTCAGCGTGGGAGACAGGTGGGGAACTTTCCAGCTTTAATGGATATGTCAGCAACTGTGGACGTATGAACAGATTGGAGCGAGACTGACCCTTGGAGAGACCAGACGGGGGATCTGGTTGATGAGGGCTTCGGAAGCAAGGAAAGCATCGTCCTTCTTGGCGAGCTTCTGGTTCTTGTTCACTTTCAAAAAACGCAATCTGTCAATATGGCTAATTCGCCCTGCGATAATTTTCAGTACTCACTTCTTCAAGTCATCGACGCACATGTATTCGAGCTCAATCTGCTTAGCACGATTGATGTCGGCGGCATCAGCGAGAATGCAATTTCCAGGAATATGGTGTGTGGCTGTGGGGTACTTGATAGCTGATTGAGAAAGGCGATCAGGAGTTCGTCGGTTATGGTCCAATTACAAAGCCGATCAGTGGCAGGCTAAAAATTCTTTAAATTCATTTATGCTCAGAATTCCACAAGTATTTCGCTGTACACATGTAAAACGTAGATAATGTTTCTGTAGTAGTTGTGTGTAACCTGCTTTAATATTCCAAACCAACGAAACTGAAGATTTCCTTCAACGCTGGTATTTCCGTCTCTCTAGGTAACCCTTTTTTCCCGCACGTCGCACATGAGTATATTATATGAAAAACTCCAAGCCTGGATTTTTTTCTGAGATTAAACACGCAGGATTTGCAGCATAGATGGCCGCATCCAGGAAATCTTAGGTTATATTAGTATCAAATTGTTAAGCAATTAAAACTTCGAGACGCACAGTATCACCGAATCCTTTCCCATCAATTGATAGCACTTTGGGCACGATGATTTCTGAATAATGAGTGTTTCTAACTGCTTCCGGCGTCAGAACAATCAGGGGGTTGATATTGCGAAGATGGTACATACATCCTGCAGTCTCTCTTCTGCTGTGTTCCGACCAGTTGAATCTTGACCTGAATttataaatatgtccaaaCTTTCGCTATATAGCTCTCACTGGTTTTGTCTCGGAAATAAGGATATCTAATGTCTTTACAAGCACCTCAAGCTTATCAATTTCCTATGCAACTGTAAGTGTGAAAACTGCGTGACCATTTAATAACCATTGCGTACCTGCTGGCTTTCGGTGAACTGCTGGTACTTCTATCCCACACGTCATAGCTTAGGACATGTTCTAAATAGCAGAGATGTTATAATAGATACCTGTTGAGCGTCTGCCTGAAACTCGTGTAATAGCCGTGTAgcttcttctctctcttcctccagcTCAACAAGACACTACAACGGCAAGGTAAGGTCGATTGACCGGCGAAATGATGGAAACTCACAATTTCTGAGCCCTGTATCTTAGACATCTGGTGCGCTGCCTTATATCTTTGAAAGGATTCCGATGCACCCAACGCAACCTCCAATTCGTTCATCTCCATTTCAAAATCCTGCTGAGTTTCTGGTACATTCTGCATAAAGGTTAGTGTGTCATTAATTGATGGCAGATTCAAGAGACATTTGGCTTATTGGTGTTAGGTAGAAGCATAGAGAGTATCCCTCGTGCCCTTGAACCGGATTTGAACTTTGCCAGAGACATAACTGAAGGAGCAGTGGTGTATATAATGAGCTATAATCAATGGTATAAAGTTTCTTTATATAGTTTTGTCTCCAGTGTCCACCAGAAAGTGACATTTCCAGATCATGTTCGCACTCTGTATTGTGACCGTGTGTAGATATCCTCGAATGTTGTTGAACAAGCGCAATGCGACTCGCCAGGAACTGAACATGGTTGCGAACATGCCATATATCCAatgcaacaacaacaaccctTGTTCTATAAAGGTCAATACAACATACAGGGATGCCAGGGTTGCTGATATAGTGGTCACTTCGCAACAGATTGAAGATTCCGTCAGGCCGATCACTTGCATCGGACAGTCTTGGTAGACTATTATTTccttgaaataaagtcaatgCAATTAATATGGAAACAACTTTCGCGTATACTGCACAAATGGTCACAACGACAGTGTGAGATCTCGTTTATGTAAAGTAAGCGATCATTTGCGACTCGATTATTACAGACGGAGTACTGGTACTGTGTGTCGGTGACCATAGGAACTATACTTTCCCTAAATTTGAGCGGGAAAGCATAAAGCATAAATATTAGTTCAACAACCCCGAGATCGACGAGTTACAATCAGGTTCCCCATGTCTCACTTTTCCTACTTGAATACACTTTACCACTACTTTCTGCACTTCAGACATCAATTCCTTGCGTACTTGAATTTGGAAGATGTCGCCAATGCACCGTTGGTAGTCCAGACACGATTTTCAGATTCAGCATGGCTTAAGCAGGTTATCTTGGTTGGAGAAGTCGCACCCGCTAGATCGGGAACAGCACTCGGAGACATAGGGAATGTAATCCACCTTGCTGCAAGTCATATTATTAACTTGCAAATTGCTAAATTGACGTAGTGATTATTTATAGAACGGGACCCAACTCCGTACCGTGCAAGATGGAACATCTGTTCAGATTATTATCTCCCTTCGCAGGCCGTCCAATAACATTGCAGAAACAAATTTTATATGGGACGCGCAACTTACGCGCTTTCAGAATTTGGAGAATCTGATCAACCGGATATACATACCGTTTACGGTAAATGAAGCACTCTCTCTGGACCTGGTTGCGCGGCACAGAGCTAACTTGAACTAGAGATTCGGTGCCTCAAGAATTGTTTCCTTTGTGAGCAAggtggatgaagaggatatCGTGAATATCAAATTCGAAAAGTTTAGAGTATGGTATTTTTTCATCTCTCCAAACAATGTACTGTTCACAAGTGAGCCATTCCCTTCGTAAGGAAAGGAgagacgacgatgaagtcgTTTATTGGCGTGATGTCGGACAGGGTGCGCATTTGAGTGCCTATAACGAACAACTAGGTTACCCACACTGACTATTTGGATATTTAGTTCGTAGCGGGGTCGTGTATTCTCACAGAGTTATGGACCACGAGCTATCGCctttttttgacttggaacACGATGTTCTTGTTCAACCTGAGGTATATGACGATTTGGGTCATCTCGTCCCGCCGTGGCTTCTTCAAAACGAGTTGCGACCAGGATCAATTGTTATGGTTGAAGCCGTTTTGATTCCCAGAGACGACTTTAGTTCACCCACGGATGCATCACGGGTGCGTTTGTCATCTTTAAACCTAACATCGTTTAAGAAGGTATCAATACTGATCCGTTTAGAGCTTCGAAGCTTGGGGTAGACGCGTGCAGGTACTCAGAAGGGGCCAAAGCAAATCTgagcaaaatattttacCAAAAATCTCGAATCACTGGCTGATGTCTCCCGGCTCGGGGAGGCCGGCAAAGAGGCATCGGAATGAGTCTGTATGAGTTACCATAGCCGTACAACATGATATCGCCTTGCTGTAAGTAAGGCTCTCCCAGCCCATAATTATGTAAGAATGTTGAACCAAAGTTTGACTGTATTTTTGCAAGGGCATTATTACTAATATCTCATGTGTAATAGCAATATTAAGTACCGTATAACGAGGAATTAGTGCCAGCCCCAGCCTCAACGGGATGAAGTTTGGGCTCAATCTAACCCAATGTCAAATAAAGATAGTTAAACTTGCACTGTACTGATTTATCCTCTAGAAAACCTTCTACTGGTTTTCTCAAAATGGTCTGTTTTATCTCCATATTACATCTACTAGTAGTATATCTACTACAAATTGAGAAATATACGTGCCCATTCCATCCATTATTGGGTACTGCAATTCGATATCGTGCCCTCATTGACAATCGACAGTGTAGTAGGACAGCAAGGCGCTTGCCAACGGAGACGGCCACTAGTGAGAAATATATATCGGTATCATGATACTGTTGACGGATTTTCATTACGATATGTATTACACATCAAAATTCATAAGTATCATGATGATTTCTCGCCTCGGATTATTGTGAATTACTTTGCAAACCGCTAGATCATGAGAATATGAGATATATATTATACATTACTTGCTTTGTAGAACAGAGGCCTACGGCTTCTTAACTTCATACACACCGTCCAGGAAGTGACGTGTAATTTACCTTGTTATCTACGTCGATACAGAACTCAGAAGTAAATTACCTGTGTAGTAGGAACCACAACTGCAGCCTTCCACAGCATTGTCCAAAAGACAACCTGTTTTACCCATGACGCACACTAAAACATCCAGAATAACCATATATCTGGATTGCGGAATCTTCAAGAAACATTGTGCTAAGAAGGTCACCCCGCTGTTTGCCTGACGCCAGCCACGCGGCAGAGTGTGTGTTGTGGTGGGTACGCACAGCATGACAGGATTGCACGCGGGGCACTGCGTGTTCAGGTGGATTGGGCTTGGGGGTGCCCTGTGGCGTTCGTGGATATGGAAAGCTGGGATGGCAGGGAAGAGAGCACGACATGCAGCTGAGTGCGTGTCGTGATGAACAGTGGCGGCGGATGGCACAATACGAAGTGCTTTGTGTATTGTTATGGGCGACGGAAGAAGCAGCGGGGGGAGCAGAGGGTGGACTGAGAGTGGAGGAAACGACACGCGGTCGCGAAGGGGTGGACCGCAATGTGCATGTCATCGTGGGCAGAGAAGATGGAAGTGGAGTCGCGGAATGCGTATTGTGGTGGCGGGTGTGTGTGGATACGTTGTGTCGTGTTGTAGCGAGAGGAGCAAGCAACATGTGTAATGTGAAAGCGGAGGTGGCGTGGAAGCGCTGCGTGTCACATTGGGGGAGCGGCAGGGACGAGGTGAGTTGCCTGGGAGCGATATGCGGGAGGCGGCGGTGTATAGAGCACAAAACCGTGACGCAGTGCCATGCGTGTTGTGTGAAGCGGAGAGTGTGGCGGGGTTGGGGGGCATGCAGTAAGACGCAGCATGTTGCTGTAGCAGAGAGTGGAGACATGTGCAGGCGCTCTGTGTCGTTATGGGCAAGGAGTTGAGGAGACGGGGTACAGAACAGAATACATACCGCCGTGCCTATCGCGGTGGGCGGAGAGGGCATAAGCAGCACAGAAGGATAGGGAACACAATGCGCCCCGAAGTGAGTGTCATGCATGTCGTGGTGGATGGAAAGAGCGGCGGAGTTAGCAGTTATCGTTTAAGGAGGGGAATTGGGAGACGAGAGTGATGCTGTGGTCGGTAAATTACAGCGGTGGCAAGGTCGATGTCGACGACGAGGATTTCAAAGACAAGACCGATACTAGATTGAAAAATACCATGCcacaattccatacctgtATCAATCGGCGCCTGTCTGCAGAAATGAAGAAGGAACGTGGAATACTTACCACTGGCAAATTTGGTTCCATGTGAATGACAACATTGAGTGGCCAGCATAAATCAGCGATGATATGGGTGCTATATGCATCATTAATAACAATCATCGATGTACTATTGACCATGATAACGGTTAAAACGGTCTCATCATGAAGCTGCCCAGCACTAAGATAGTTCTCGAGCCACGAGTCAAAATTATAGGTCATAAGAGACAATCAAATGGAAACGAACTGTTGTCTTCGCCACTTCCGTAACCGTGATACGATAGACCGTTGATGGTGTTGTTGGCTTCCTCCCACCGTTTGCCTGGGAAATACTAACAAAGGGACAGTTTCAAAAGGGGAAGAGTACCTGATCTGACTTCCGCCAGCGGCCAGTGGTACTTCATTGCTCACCCTCACCTTTCGACTGTTATTTGGAAAGCTGAGAATGCGGCGGGGGGCAAAAGGCCACAACGAACAGGAATACTGCTACTCGTTGTCAAATTgaaggagtggtggtggGAGATGGGCGTGACAAGCATTGACTGCTTGACGTCGTTGAGGGAGCGGCGGGAAGGGACGGGCGACAACGGGTAGAGCCAAACTGGCTGCTTGTTGTCTCTATTGTCAGAGAGGGTCGGAGGCGACGTGAAGACAAACAGGGTGGGTGGTGGCAAGTACGAGACCAGCGGCTTAGATGATGAGACGGTGCTACCTCCATTAAAGGTCACGAGCTCACTCGGGCAGCGGAAACCGGCCTGGATGCCGGTCCTCAAACGACGAAAAACGCGCGGTATATTTGCGGTATattgatgaagaaaagaaaagattaaGTTCTTTCGAAGAACTCTCTAACATTTTGTTGAAACTAGTATGCTATTAAACCAAAATCTAGCTAAGGAAATGAAACTATGATTGTCATAATGTCCCAATCTGTAGTCGCAGATGGAAGTGCGAGTTCAATCTCTCTCTCGATTTGATGCCTCGCATCTTCTCGCTCCTGGTCACCGAGGATTCTCGAACTCCAACAATGTGCATGGATAACCACTCCCTCTAGGTCTGGAAACATGTCTAAATTTAGAAAACTGTCCAAAACTGTCCACGGTCCCAGGTCGGACTGTATGTGTGCCCTGGAAAGATTAACTTGGTCCAACTCAATAGTCAGATGCCGTAGATTGTCTGGCCACGCTTCCAAAATCGAGGTTATGTGTGCAATGTAGCGCCCTATTGGTACGGCTCTCGTGGTTGGATGCATATGGTCTCGATGTCCGTAGTGTAAAGTCAAATCAGTGAGATAAACATGATTTGGAAAGTTAAATGCTAGGCGCGCGGGAAAATGTCGATTAAGATCTATCAGGTCAAACATTAAGTAAAAAATGAAACAGTCGAGGTAATGATATGGAACGCACCACATGGATCAAACATGACACATAGGCGCTCAATGCTTGATGAGAAGTGTTCTTCTAAAATATCAAATTCTTCTTTGAGGACCTGAGGCCCAGCAGTATCTGTCTGGTCGATACGTAGGCATAAGATCTTCAGAGAAGGTTCTTCACCATCCGTTGAATGGAGGCCGACCGGATATATTGTCCGAACAACCGATAACTTGTCGGTCTCAATGGTTTCAAGGCTTGGGAGTCGAAGGGCATTGGTATTCGAATATGTCATCGTATTTGATACCTCACAGGCAATGAGAGTCAAATCTACAATTGATGTCCCGTCGAGGATGTTCCTTGGGAGGTTTTCTACGTTGTTGAGCTTGAGCGATACCAATTGGTTGGATTTAAGAAGATTTCCGAAGGATCTTGTGATTTGTTGGTGCATAAACCAGTCAGAATAGAACAGGGGACCAGATAAATAGAGCGTTTCCACCTGCAAACTGGGGTGACAAAGCATATCAAGAACAATATTGAGGTTTTGGAGAATTTGGATCTTCATAGCGAGAGTCGGAGTATACACGGTGCCGACCTGAGCTTGCACATAGAGGATACGAACTCCTGGAAGAATACCAGTATCACAAAATTCCAGCAAACTGCGAAGGAGGAATAGTCTCAAATGGATTTCAAGTGCATTATTCCCCGCCACACATATAGTTTCAAAAAGATGGCGGTGTTCGGGCCAAGGAAATGAAGGCGAGGAGACCTCATTTTCGGGTTGCGCAACGAAGGTTAGTGACATGGGGGTGTTGAGATGAAGGAAATGAGAAAGAATTTGTCGGAATATATTCTATGTGTCCATCAGATGGGTAGAGCAAAATATTAACGCCCTGATTGATATATTGATGCCATGGCTGATCATATAATTAACGCCCTGACATGAACAATTCTTGGTGTCAACTTGCTGACATGTAGATGTGAAGTGTGCGATTTGGGGAGTAATGAGAACATACAAGGGCTCCAATGACCTGATCGTGATCGCAAGCTCCGTGCCCTATTGGACTTGGACAACTTAAGGGAAATCTAGTATAAAAAAATCCTGGAATTAATCAAGCCACAAGTCATTGGCCGGAATAGCTAGTAGGCTTCGGCTCGATTGAGATATTGTTCCTGTATGCCAGGTATTCGGGAGAGCTACGGCATAAATGAAAGTAGAGTTAAACATTTCGTCCAGTGCCAAACACACAGCTGTATATAAACCCTCCCTTATTGCAACTCAAGTGTACGTACCAAGCACATGCAAGTCACATTATGTGAACTCATGCTAATGGACTCTAGCTATACTCCTGACCATATAAAGACTGCGCTACGAACCATGATGTCCGCGTGGCTTGTCAGAGGCTCCTGGGATCATTGTAGGTGAGCGATAATCGAGACATTGAATCCATTTTTGTTCCCCTCTCATTCTCATATAAAAGATGTATCGGGAACATGCTCTATTGGCGATGTACATTGGTGTCCTTTGCTATCTTTGCGGTCGGTCATCAAATAACCTTTTCGACATTTCGACAATGGA
Proteins encoded:
- a CDS encoding 60S ribosomal protein L1-B, with product MSLAKFKSGSRARGILSMLLPNTNKPNNVPETQQDFEMEMNELEVALGASESFQRYKAAHQMSKIQGSEICLVELEEEREEATRLLHEFQADAQQKYQQFTESQQEIDKLEVLVKTLDILISETKPVKIQLVGTQQKRDCRMYVPSSQYQPPDCSDAGSKIIVPKVLSIDGKGFGDTYPTATHHIPGNCILADAADINRAKQIELEYMCVDDLKKLRFLKVNKNQKLAKKDDAFLASEALINQIPRLVSPRLESSPPVSHAEDLTNKPTEVRSTIKFQLKKVLCLGVAVGHVQVNDDEVLGNVMLSINFLVSLLKKNWQNVKSLHIKTIMGKPVRLY